The following proteins come from a genomic window of Triticum aestivum cultivar Chinese Spring chromosome 6A, IWGSC CS RefSeq v2.1, whole genome shotgun sequence:
- the LOC123130803 gene encoding FCS-Like Zinc finger 6-like: protein MEFNASYFHAFGNPDFAAVFSDGSAQALRPNPSAGDGEGASVKAEKGAAVARPTANPSSVTFVVPDEELGEAHHFLNECSRCHKGLTGDIFMYRGDTPFCSEECRRKQIETEKARHRRKKQNSPKAQAQAAAAAAAAAERESAPQVRRPQPQ, encoded by the exons ATGGAGTTCAACGCATCCTACTTCCACGCGTTCGGCAACCCCGACTTCGCGGCGGTCTTTTCCGACGGCAGCGCGCAGGCCCTCCGGCCGAACCCCTCcgccggcgacggcgagggagCCAGCGTGAAGGCGGAGAAGGGAGCCGCGGTGGCTAGGCCCACCGCCAACCCCTCGTCCGTGACCTTTGTCGTCCCCGACGAGGAGCTGGGGGAGGCGCACCACTTCCTGAACGAGTGCTCCCGCTGCCACAAAGGCCTCACCGGCGACATCTTCATGTACAG AGGGGACACGCCATTCTGCAGCGAGGAGTGTAGGAGGAAGCAAATCGAGACGGAGAAGGCGAGACACCGGAGGAAGAAGCAAAACTCCCCCAAGGCgcaggcgcaggcggcggcggccgcggcagcggcggcggagagaGAGAGCGCGCCCCAGGTGCGGCGGCCGCAGCCACAGTAG